Proteins from a single region of Leuconostoc gasicomitatum LMG 18811:
- a CDS encoding HIT family protein, producing the protein MKQWFEDRIGSAINGSNPMVMAELEGGYAVFGDVQFLPGYSVLLPKRHVSSLNELNIDERQSFLRDMSILGDAILDVCHADRINYDILGNTDNFLHAHVFPRYATEKRERLEKPVWLYSSDHWTDVQYRYDPMKHDTLRKRITEYLTNDCQKNHIEHIIF; encoded by the coding sequence ATGAAACAATGGTTCGAAGATCGTATTGGATCGGCTATCAATGGTAGTAATCCAATGGTTATGGCAGAATTAGAGGGCGGTTACGCAGTTTTTGGCGATGTACAATTTTTACCTGGTTATTCTGTTCTACTACCAAAACGCCATGTGTCATCTTTAAATGAGTTAAATATAGATGAAAGACAGTCGTTTTTACGAGATATGAGTATCTTGGGTGATGCGATATTGGACGTGTGTCATGCTGACAGAATTAACTATGATATATTAGGGAATACAGATAATTTTCTTCACGCCCATGTCTTTCCAAGATATGCAACAGAAAAACGAGAAAGATTGGAAAAGCCGGTCTGGTTATACAGTTCTGATCATTGGACTGATGTACAATATCGCTATGATCCAATGAAACATGATACATTAAGAAAGAGAATAACCGAATATCTTACTAATGATTGTCAAAAAAATCATATTGAACATATAATTTTTTGA
- a CDS encoding NAD(P)-dependent oxidoreductase, with protein MNIGFIGTGVMGTGIVNNLLHAGHQVTVYNRTQSKAANVISHGAVWADTPANVARVSEITFTMVGYPKDVEDVWMREDGIFAGAKTGAILVDMTTSTPKLAEKLAKKGEELGVQVIDAPVSGGDTGAKNGTLSIMVGGSSTTFDQVLPIFKDIGQQIVLAGSAGKGQHMKMSNNIGVAATVITMAESMVYAKAAGLNMTDAYNVWRSGAAGSWSVTNYMPRVMSGDFSAGFYVKHLLKDLRIALDSAADMQLDLPSAQLAEQLFAKLSQTHGDEGVQAIVKLWSEFQ; from the coding sequence ATGAATATTGGTTTTATTGGAACTGGTGTCATGGGAACAGGCATTGTCAATAATTTATTACATGCTGGTCATCAAGTGACTGTTTATAATCGTACACAATCCAAGGCCGCTAATGTTATTTCTCATGGTGCTGTTTGGGCTGATACGCCAGCAAATGTTGCGCGAGTTTCAGAGATTACATTTACGATGGTTGGTTATCCAAAAGATGTTGAAGATGTTTGGATGCGAGAAGATGGTATTTTTGCTGGTGCTAAAACTGGTGCTATTTTAGTTGATATGACAACGTCCACGCCAAAATTAGCCGAAAAATTGGCTAAAAAGGGTGAGGAACTTGGCGTTCAAGTGATAGATGCGCCCGTTTCTGGTGGCGATACAGGTGCTAAAAATGGCACTTTATCCATCATGGTTGGTGGATCATCAACAACTTTTGATCAAGTTTTACCAATATTCAAAGACATTGGGCAGCAAATTGTGTTAGCAGGGTCGGCTGGCAAAGGGCAACACATGAAAATGAGTAATAATATTGGGGTTGCCGCGACAGTCATTACAATGGCAGAATCAATGGTTTACGCAAAAGCAGCTGGGTTGAACATGACGGATGCTTATAATGTGTGGCGTAGTGGTGCAGCAGGTTCATGGTCAGTCACAAATTATATGCCACGTGTGATGTCAGGTGATTTTTCTGCCGGATTTTATGTTAAACATTTGTTAAAAGACCTTAGAATCGCGCTTGATTCAGCAGCTGATATGCAACTTGATTTGCCCAGCGCACAGTTGGCAGAGCAACTTTTTGCTAAGTTAAGTCAAACACATGGAGATGAAGGCGTGCAAGCCATTGTTAAGTTGTGGTCAGAATTTCAGTAG